Part of the Suncus etruscus isolate mSunEtr1 chromosome 20, mSunEtr1.pri.cur, whole genome shotgun sequence genome, gaagaaagtgaAGTTGGACCTAGAGGCCCGGGAACGACTGGCCCAGACCCTTGGTAgcgagaaggaggaggaggagggccgGAGCACCAGGACACTGGAGCAAGAGATCGAACGCCTGCGAGAAGAGGGTTCCCGGCAGCTGCAGGAACAGCAGAGACTGATCCAGGAGCAGCTACGCCAGGAGCGCGAACAGAGGCTGAAAGGGAAGGCAGAAGATCCTGAAGGCAAAGGGACCCCCAAGCTGAAGCTAAAATGGAAATGCAAGAAGGAGGACGAGTCACAGGGCGGCTACTCCAGAGATGTGCTCCTGCGGCTTCTGCAGAAGTATGGAGAGGTGCTTAACCTGGTACTTTCCAGTAAGAGGCCCGGCACTGCCTTAGTGGAGTTCGCCACTGTCAAGGCTGCGGAGCTGGCTGTCCAGAATGAAGTGGGCCTGATTGACAACCCTTTGAAGATTTCCTGGTTGGAAGGACAGCCACAGAGCACAGCAGGCCCCAGCCACCCAGGCCTGTCACAGGGCTCAGCGGTGTCTGAGAGGGACTATGAGAGCCTGGTCATGATGCGACTGCGCCAGGCGGCTGAGCGGCAGCAGCTGATGGCCCGGATGAAGCAGGAGGATGAGGCAGGGCAGCTCACCTAGCCCCTCCGCCCTTTTCTTCAGCTTCGCCAATAAATATTTCTCAtggttgtttttaaaaaaaaaaaaaaaaaaaaaaaaaccttggtggTACTAGGTTGTGACTACCTGAAGGAAAGGAATCAACAGAACTGGGGTAAAGATCTTTAATAAGTACCATAAGAAAAATTGGGTCCCGCTAGGTGCAAGAATATTTAGCAAAGTGGTTCCAAATGGGCAGCAGACAATAGAAAACTATGTTCCTAGGGCCCCAGTGCTGCGTTCTAGGCTGTTAACTTGGGCAGCTGGTCCTGAAGAAGAGACTGGCTCTGAGTGAGGTGCACGTGGCAGTCATTGGCAGCAAGACTACCCCCAGAGgataagtgggggggggggagttagaaagaaaaaaagaggagcaggaaagatagcacggaggtagggcgttcgatttgcatgc contains:
- the LOC125998155 gene encoding dnaJ homolog subfamily C member 17-like, with product MAVAKELLQMDLYALLGIEEKAADKEVKKAYRQKALSCHPDKNPDNPRAAELFHQLSQALEVLTDAAARAAYDKVRKAKKQAAERTQKLDERRKKVKLDLEARERLAQTLGSEKEEEEGRSTRTLEQEIERLREEGSRQLQEQQRLIQEQLRQEREQRLKGKAEDPEGKGTPKLKLKWKCKKEDESQGGYSRDVLLRLLQKYGEVLNLVLSSKRPGTALVEFATVKAAELAVQNEVGLIDNPLKISWLEGQPQSTAGPSHPGLSQGSAVSERDYESLVMMRLRQAAERQQLMARMKQEDEAGQLT